A stretch of DNA from Deltaproteobacteria bacterium:
TTTGGATGTCCAGGCATGCGATAGCTGGAAAAAAGAACACTACTTTCAGTACCTCAAGGGTCACACCTGCGGCATTTGTTCAGCGGTGTGTCCCTATGGATTGAAAGTGCTAAAAAATACTTGTTTCTCTCCGTAATTTTCACTTTTCATTGTGCATTGAGGGTGAGGGTTGGCGTAGTTGATAATTTTGAGCGAGGGTTGATTTTTTTAATTGATCTTCGGATTTTCTGTTTGTTATTATCTTGTGGTTTATCGAAGATAACCTGCTTTGTGATGGACGGCGTTGTATCGAAATTTTATTAAATACTGGCTTCCGGTTACTTTCTGGATGGGTGTTATCTTCTTGATGTCAACCGGAACATTCTCCTCAGAGCATACTTCCCGGTTTATTGTGCCGGTTCTGCATTTTCTTTTTCCCTGGCTTTCACAGCAAGACGTCGATATGATACACGGAATGACCAGAAAGGCCGGGCATGTTACCGAGTATTTCATCCTGGGACTTCTTTTCTTTCGCGCCTTCCGTGGCGAATCACCGCAGGCATGGCGCCTGCGGTGGGCAATATACGCCTTTATCGGCGTGGTGTTTTATGCGGTGACTGATGAGTTTCATCAATCGTTGGTTGCCGTAAGAACAGCTTCTCTTGTTGATGTAGGTATCGACTCAACAAGCGGTATTCTCTCTCAGATTGCGGTAATGCTCTGGCAACGCCGTTGCGGGAGAGTCTCTTCGTACTTTCTCTTATAAACGCTGTCCTTTCTGCCCGTTCTGAAATGAGAAAATAACGTCCTGTAAAGTTTTATCTAAGTCTTTCCATCAACACAACCTTCTGAGCGGAAATAAATTCACCTTGCATTATCTTTTTCACATGCTGTATGGGCTAACTATCTTTACTATTGACCGGCAAGGTCCATTGTTTTATACTGCTTGGCCTTGATCATATCAATGCTACTAAGCTTTCGTGAAAGGAGTTAAAAATGCCAGCAAAGAAATATTTCTTTACCTCTGAGTCAGTGACCGAAGGACATCCGGACAAGATGTGTGATCAGATTTCCGATGCCGTGTTAGACGACTTGATAAAACAGGATCCCTTTGCCCGGGTGGCATGCGAGACCTTCGTCACCGTTGGTTTGGTTATCGTAGGGGGTGAGATAACCTCTAAGGGTTACGTTGACCTGCCAAAACTTGTTCGGCAACTGGTAAAAGACATTGGTTATACGGACCCCTCGTATGGATTCAGTGCAGATACTTGTGCGATTTTGAATGCCATCGGCACACAGTCTCCGGATATTGCCCAGGGAGTGGATGTGGGAGGGGCGGGAGACCAGGGTTTGATGGTAGGGTTTGCCTGCAAGGAAACTCCTGAACTCATGCCAATGCCTATTATACTGTCTCATAAGCTCTGCAGCAGATTAGCAGAGGTGAGAAAGAAAAATATCCTTCCCTATCTTGGTCCGGATGGAAAATCACAGGTCACGGTGGAATATGAAAATGGCATCCCCAAAAGGGTGGATACGGTGATTTTAGCCAGTCAGCATACTGAAGATATACTTGACAAATCGGGAAAGACAATTACCCAAAAGGCCAGAAAAGAGATGATAGAAAAAGTGGTAAAGCCGGTGATTGATAAAGAACTTTTGGATAATAAAACCAAGTATTTTGTGAATGCCACGGGGAAATTTGTAATTGGCGGACCTCAGTCCGATACCGGCATGACCGGCAGAAAGATTATTGTGGACACCTATGGCGGCACAGTGCCCCATGGAGGAGGAGCATTTTCCGGAAAAGATCCCACGAAGGTAGATCGATCTGCCACGTATGCCGCCCGCTACATCGCGAAAAACGTTGTCGCCGCTGGCCTGGCGGATAAGTTGATGATTCAGTTAGCCTATGTCATCGGCGTGGCTGATCCGGTCTCCATCATGATAAATAGTTTTGGAACGGTAAAAATTCCTCATAAAAAACTTGAAGAACTGATTAGAAAGCATTTTCAGCTTACCCCTCGCGGGATCATAGAAATGCTGAATTTGAGAAGACCTATCTATAGAGAAACTGCCGCCTATGGCCACTTTGGGAGAACCGAGCCTGGCTTTACCTGGGAGAGAACTGACAAGGTGAAAGATTTAAAGAAGGATGCATAAAAGTTAGTGAGTTCGCATTTTTCGGAGGAATATCAATTTTAAACCATGGATAATCGATTTATTCCCTCTGTTTATCCGCCACCGGAGAAGAGAGAGCCGGCGTGGTGGTTCGTGTTCATGGACCACGGGATGATGGTCATGGAAGAAGGGGAGACAGTCTCTGTCCCTTTTATTAAAGACCTGCCTGAGCTCGGACTGCAACCGATCAGGGAATGGTATCTTGGGACCCGTGATGGCCGCCATTGCTATTGCGCCGATATCTCCGAAAATACTCCCGTTGCCGAAAGAATGGTTTTTCGCGGGTTAAGGTATCTGTATGGACGCCTTGAAGCGTCTCTCCACAAGATAGCAATGAAGGCATCACATATAATTGAGTGGGACAGGACGCGTCGTTATTGCAGCTGCTGCGGAAAGGAAATGGCTCGCGCAAAGGGCATGAACGCTAAAGAATGCCCGGGTTGCGGATTCTTGACCTTTCCACGCATTTCTCCTGCTGTCATCGTTCTTGTAGAAAAGGAGAACAGGGTGCTCCTTGCCCGCGTAAAACGATTTACCACGGAGTTGTACAGCGTCCTTGCGGGATTTGTCGAACCGGGCGAAACACTCGAAGAAACGGTGAGACGGGAAGTTGCAGAAGAGACTGGTATAAAGGTCAAGAATATCCGTTATTTTGGAAGCCAGCCGTGGCCTTTCCCCGATTCTCTTATGATCGGTTTTACCGCAGACTATGAGAGCGGCGAGATAAAGATTGATGAAACGGAAATCGCGGATGCCGGATGGTACGATCCTGACAGACTTCCCACCATTCCCGGGAAAATCAGTATTGCCAGAGAGTTGATCGACTGGTTCGTGAATGCGAAGGTAAGAGGAAAAGATACGAGGGTACTGAAGAAGGAGAGAAGATATAGCCCTGATGAGTAACAGTGAAGGAACTCGGTATCTCCTCTTCTTACATTCTATAATTGAATATACCTTTGAACATTTAGTCGGTTTAAGGGGTGACTAATGAAACTCAAACCACATGAACAGGGCGCCCTGAGTTCGCTGTGCGGTATATACAGCATTGTTAATGCCATGCGGATTATCAGGGGACTCAATAACGAGGAATCAAAAGAGTTATTTTCGCAGATTATTAGTTATCTTGAAGAAAATAAGAAACTTGCTGTTTCGTTAACGTCAGGAATCAGCATAACGGTGATGGGGAGCATATTCAAGGATGTTATCGGAGATAGAATACATCGATCCATTCCTTTCCATAAGCAGCCGACGGTGAGGATCGGCGAATTCTGGGCGGAGATGAAGAGATTTCTTGACGAGGAACGTATGAAAGGAGAAAAGAGGACGCTTCTCCTCAGCCTGGGTGGCGAACATGAACACTGGACTATTGCTCATAAAATTACCAAG
This window harbors:
- a CDS encoding VanZ family protein, whose product is MYRNFIKYWLPVTFWMGVIFLMSTGTFSSEHTSRFIVPVLHFLFPWLSQQDVDMIHGMTRKAGHVTEYFILGLLFFRAFRGESPQAWRLRWAIYAFIGVVFYAVTDEFHQSLVAVRTASLVDVGIDSTSGILSQIAVMLWQRRCGRVSSYFLL
- the metK gene encoding methionine adenosyltransferase, giving the protein MPAKKYFFTSESVTEGHPDKMCDQISDAVLDDLIKQDPFARVACETFVTVGLVIVGGEITSKGYVDLPKLVRQLVKDIGYTDPSYGFSADTCAILNAIGTQSPDIAQGVDVGGAGDQGLMVGFACKETPELMPMPIILSHKLCSRLAEVRKKNILPYLGPDGKSQVTVEYENGIPKRVDTVILASQHTEDILDKSGKTITQKARKEMIEKVVKPVIDKELLDNKTKYFVNATGKFVIGGPQSDTGMTGRKIIVDTYGGTVPHGGGAFSGKDPTKVDRSATYAARYIAKNVVAAGLADKLMIQLAYVIGVADPVSIMINSFGTVKIPHKKLEELIRKHFQLTPRGIIEMLNLRRPIYRETAAYGHFGRTEPGFTWERTDKVKDLKKDA
- the nudC gene encoding NAD(+) diphosphatase translates to MDNRFIPSVYPPPEKREPAWWFVFMDHGMMVMEEGETVSVPFIKDLPELGLQPIREWYLGTRDGRHCYCADISENTPVAERMVFRGLRYLYGRLEASLHKIAMKASHIIEWDRTRRYCSCCGKEMARAKGMNAKECPGCGFLTFPRISPAVIVLVEKENRVLLARVKRFTTELYSVLAGFVEPGETLEETVRREVAEETGIKVKNIRYFGSQPWPFPDSLMIGFTADYESGEIKIDETEIADAGWYDPDRLPTIPGKISIARELIDWFVNAKVRGKDTRVLKKERRYSPDE